A single window of Vigna unguiculata cultivar IT97K-499-35 chromosome 1, ASM411807v1, whole genome shotgun sequence DNA harbors:
- the LOC114193542 gene encoding putative disease resistance protein RGA3 yields MIMAESFLFSIADSLIAKLASQLYEEASRVMGLYQHLQEFTRTLSLVKAVLLDAEQKQEHNHELREWLKQLKRVFSDAQDVLDEVECQTLQNQVVKAHGTTKTKVGRFFSTSNPLVFRYKMAQQIKDINNRLDKVAADRHKFGLQTIDVDTRVVHRREMTHSHVSDSDVIGREHDKEEIIHLLMQKNPIDVDKSLPVIPIVGMGGLGKTTLAKFVFNDARINECFPLKMWVCVSENFDIKQMIVRIINSANDSASHSHAPGFQQNLNILDMEQLQNQLRNKLVGEKFLLVLDDVWNEDRVKWVELRALIQVGAAAGSAVLVTTRSHSIASMMGTVSSHILEGLSLEDSISLFVKWAFKEGEEENYPHLINIGIDIVKKCRGIPLAVRTIGSLLFSKFEANEWEYVRDREIWNLPQKKEDILPTLKLSYDLMPSYLRQCFALFSLYPKDYEFVNFEVANLWGALGLLGSLKKNMTQDVANQYFCELQSRSFIQDFVSYGTVYTFKIHDLVHDLALFVAKDECLLINSHVQSIPESIRHLSFVENDLDDKSISSKSVGVRTILFPKDGVGAKSEAFFTLVSRYKYLHILNLSYSSVETLPYFIGKLKHLRSLCLYNNKKIRGLPDSICKLQSLQVLDLGGCMELEALPKGLRKLISLRDFVITTKQAVLPENDIANLSSLQYLTIQCCDNVESLFSGIELPYLKALTVNSCKRLEALPLDSKHFPALETLCIGNCDQLELSKGHEDQKFILKLKAILFTSMPQIETLPHWLQGSIKTLLSLRLEHCHNLEVLPDWLPMVTCLKALDIKDCSKLHSLPDGINCLTALERLQIIDCPELFRKYTL; encoded by the coding sequence ATGATCATGGCCGAATCATTTCTCTTCAGCATCGCCGATTCACTCATAGCAAAGCTTGCGTCTCAGCTTTATGAAGAAGCTTCTCGGGTGATGGGTTTGTATCAGCATCTGCAAGAGTTTACAAGAACTCTCTCATTAGTCAAAGCTGTGTTGTTGGATGCTGAGCAGAAGCAAGAGCACAACCACGAGCTGCGGGAATGGCTGAAGCAGCTGAAGCGTGTCTTCTCCGATGCCCAAGATGTGCTCGATGAAGTTGAGTGCCAAACGCTGCAAAATCAAGTTGTCAAAGCTCATGGTACCACCAAAACCAAGGTTGGTCGCTTCTTCTCAACCTCTAATCCACTTGTTTTTCGTTACAAGATGGCTCAACAAATTAAAGATATCAACAACAGACTAGACAAGGTTGCTGCTGATAGGCATAAGTTTGGTCTTCAAACAATTGATGTTGACACACGTGTTGTGCATCGAAGAGAGATGACACACTCCCATGTGAGTGATTCAGATGTGATTGGAAGGGAACATGACAAAGAAGAGATCATACATCTTTTGATGCAGAAGAATCCCATTGATGTTGATAAAAGTCTCCCTGTTATCCCCATTGTGGGAATGGGAGGTTTGGGAAAAACCACACTTGCAAAGTTTGTGTTTAATGATGCCAGGATAAACGAGTGCTTCCCATTAAAGATGTGGGTGTGTGTTTCAGAAAACTTTGACATTAAGCAAATGATTGTTAGAATTATCAATTCTGCTAACGATTCTGCTTCACACTCTCATGCTCCTGGTTTCCAACAGAATTTGAACATACTAGACATGGAGCAGCTGCAAAATCAATTGAGAAACAAACTTGTTGGTGAAAAGTTCTTACTTGTCTTGGACGATGTATGGAATGAAGACCGTGTTAAATGGGTTGAGTTGAGGGCTTTAATACAAGTAGGTGCTGCTGCAGGAAGTGCAGTTCTAGTGACTACTCGTAGTCACTCCATTGCATCCATGATGGGCACGGTTTCCTCTCACATTTTAGAAGGTCTTTCTTTGGAGGATTCAATATCTCTGTTTGTCAAATGGGCATTTAAAGAAGGAGAAGAGGAAAATTATCCTCATTTGATAAATATTGGCATAGATATTGTGAAAAAATGTAGAGGGATTCCATTGGCAGTGAGAACTATAGGGAGTTTATTATTTTCCAAATTTGAAGCAAATGAGTGGGAATATGTGAGAGACAGAGAAATTTGGAATTTACCGCAGAAAAAAGAGGATATTTTACCTACACTCAAATTAAGTTATGATCTTATGCCATCCTATTTGAGGCAATGCTTTGCTTTGTTTTCCCTTTACCCAAAGGATTATGAATTCGTTAATTTTGAGGTAGCTAATCTTTGGGGTGCACTTGGACTCCTTGGGTCTCTGAAAAAGAATATGACACAAGATGTTGCCAATCAGTATTTCTGTGAACTACAGTCAAGATCTTTTATTCAAGATTTTGTGAGCTATGGGACagtttatacatttaaaatacatGATTTGGTGCATGATCTAGCCTTGTTTGTTGCAAAAGATGAGTGTCTACTAATAAATTCCCACGTTCAAAGTATACCTGAGAGTATTCGTCATCTGTCATTTGTCGAAAACGATTTGGATGACAAATCAATCAGTTCAAAATCAGTAGGTGTGAGAACCATTCTCTTTCCTAAGGATGGTGTTGGTGCCAAGAGTGAAGCTTTCTTTACATTGGTTTCAAGGTACAAATACttgcatattttgaatttaagttATTCTTCAGTTGAAACTTTGCCTTATTTCATTGGGAAGTTAAAACATTTGAGATCTCTCTGTCTTTATAATAACAAGAAAATCAGGGGACTCCCTGATTCTATTTGTAAGCTTCAAAGTTTGCAAGTGTTGGACCTTGGTGGATGCATGGAGCTGGAAGCATTACCCAAAGGATTAAGAAAATTGATCAGTCTTCGAGATTTTGTCATAACCACAAAGCAAGCTGTTTTGCCCGAGAATGACATTGCAAACTTGAGCTCTCTTCAGTATTTGACTATTCAATGTTGTGATAATGTGGAGTCTTTATTCTCAGGGATAGAACTTCCTTATCTGAAAGCATTGACTGTTAATAGCTGTAAGAGGCTAGAAGCTTTGCCACTTGACAGTAAGCATTTTCCTGCATTAGAGACGTTGTGTATTGGGAACTGTGACCAATTGGAATTGTCCAAGGGTCATGAAGACCAGAAGTTCATCTTAAAGTTAAAAGCAATACTATTTACTTCAATGCCACAGATAGAGACATTGCCTCATTGGCTTCAAGGATCTATTAAAACACTACTATCCTTGAGACTAGAACACTGCCACAATCTTGAGGTGCTTCCTGATTGGCTACCAATGGTAACTTGTCTGAAAGCACTTGACATCAAAGATTGCTCGAAGTTGCATTCTCTTCCAGATGGCATCAATTGCCTCACTGCCCTTGAACGTTTACAAATCATAGACTGTCCTGAATTATTCAGAAAATACACGCTGTAA
- the LOC114190605 gene encoding putative disease resistance protein RGA3 yields WLRQIKHVFSDVENMLDEFECETLQKQVVQAHGSTTIKVAHFFSSSNPLVFHYRMAQQIKTIKKRLDKVAADRHKFGLDRIGVDRRFVHRRDMTYSYVIDSDVIGRNQDKENIIQLLVQQNPNNNDKRLSVIPIVGIGGLGKTTLAKIVFNDTRIHELFPLKMWVCVSNAFEIKQEIIKIINSNNDSAHQQNLDKVDVEQLQCQLRNKLACKKFLLVLDDVWNEDLVKWVELRDLVQVGAAGSKILVTTRSHVTASMMGTVPSYLLEGLSEEDSLSLFVKWAFKEGDEKKYPYLVSIGKEIVKKCKGVPLAVRTLGSLLYLKDQKEEWEFVRDNEIWSSIKHGSAMWPALKLSFDQMPSNLRQCFALFNLYPCGYAFDSFDVTSLWGALGLLPSPNRNQILKHGGANQYMCELFSRSFLQDVVDYDIGFAFKIHELVHDIACYLGKGSIIVRYPFVFRPEHRYVQHLSFPENVGIENFPVHKFVCARTILFPTPGIGANSEVFLLECVSRCNRLRFLDLSDSVSKTLSPYIGKLKHLRYLSLENNKSLKRLPDSLCNLLKLEVLILSGCTELVALPKGLRKMISLQHLEITTKQCVFPEDEIANLSSLQTLRIEFCNNVESLFGGITLPTLKVLCISCCQSLKSLPLDIEHFPELETLLVDNCDVLELSKEHNQNFHLRLKIVNFISLPQLLILPQWLQGSTDTLQYLLISSCNNLVGLPQWLSAMNCLKTLCVTSCPNMLSLHDDIHHLPTLERLEIDGNLESCQHLTFDEPDEEVEEKIEELE; encoded by the coding sequence TGGCTGAGGCAGATCAAACATGTCTTCTCTGATGTCGAaaatatgttggatgaatttgAGTGCGAAACATTGCAAAAACAAGTTGTCCAAGCTCATGGAAGCACCACAATCAAGGTAGCTCATTTCTTCTCAAGTTCTAATCCTCTTGTTTTTCATTATAGAATGGCTCAACAGATCAAAACAATCAAGAAGAGATTAGACAAGGTTGCAGCAGACAGACACAAATTTGGTCTTGACAGAATTGGTGTTGATAGACGTTTTGTACATAGAAGGGACATGACATACTCTTACGTTATTGATTCGGATGTCATAGGAAGGAAtcaagataaagaaaatattatacaGCTTTTGGTGCAACAGAATCCGAATAATAATGACAAAAGGCTCTCTGTCATCCCCATTGTGGGGATTGGAGGCTTGGGAAAGACCACACTGGCAAAGATTGTGTTCAATGATACGAGGATACATGAGTTGTTCCCATTGAAGATGTGGGTTTGTGTTTCTAATGCCTTTGAAATTAAGCAAGAgattattaaaatcataaactCTAACAATGATTCTGCTCACCAACAAAATTTAGACAAAGTAGATGTGGAGCAACTGCAATGTCAATTAAGAAACAAACTTGCCTGTAAAAAGTTCTTACTAGTCTTGGATGACGTGTGGAATGAAGATCTTGTGAAATGGGTTGAGTTGAGGGATTTAGTACAAGTAGGTGCTGCAGGAAGTAAAATTCTAGTGACTACACGCAGTCACGTGACGGCTTCCATGATGGGCACGGTTCCCTCTTACCTTTTAGAAGGACTTTCCGAGGAGGATTCATTGTCTCTGTTTGTCAAATGGGCATTTAAAGAAGGAGATGAGAAAAAGTATCCATATTTGGTAAGTATTGGGAAAGAAATTGTGAAAAAATGCAAAGGGGTGCCTTTAGCAGTGAGAACATTGGGaagtttattatatttgaaagatCAAAAAGAGGAATGGGAATTTGTGAGAGACAACGAAATATGGAGTTCAATAAAACATGGCAGTGCTATGTGGCCTGCACTTAAGTTAAGTTTTGATCAAATGCCATCCAATTTGAGGCAATGTTTTGCTTTGTTCAATCTTTACCCATGTGGCTATGCATTTGATAGTTTTGATGTTACATCACTTTGGGGtgcacttggtctccttccatcaccaaaCAGAAACCAAATATTGAAACACGGTGGTGCAAATCAATATATGTGTGAACTATTTTCAAGATCTTTTCTGCAGGATGTTGTTGACTACGACATTGGATTTGCCTTTAAAATACATGAGTTGGTGCATGATATTGCATGCTATTTGGGAAAAGGCTCTATAATTGTAAGATACCCCTTTGTATTTAGACCAGAACACAGGTATGTCCAGCATCTATCGTTTCCTGAAAATGTTGGAATTGAAAATTTTCCAGTCCACAAATTTGTTTGTGCGAGAACCATACTATTTCCTACCCCAGGAATAGGAGCCAACAGTGAAGTTTTTTTGCTTGAATGCGTTTCACGGTGCAATAGATTGCGATTCTTAGATTTAAGTGATTCTGTGTCTAAAACTTTGTCTCCTTACATTGGTAAGTTGAAACATTTAAGATATCTCAGTCTTGAGAATAATAAAAGCTTAAAGAGACTTCCTGATTCTCTTTGCAATCTGCTAAAGTTGGAAGTTTTGATACTTAGTGGATGTACAGAGCTTGTAGCACTGCCTAAAGGTTTAAGAAAAATGATCAGTCTTCAACATTTGGAGATAACCACAAAGCAATGTGTTTTTCCAGAGGATGAGATTGCAAACTTGAGCTCTCTTCAGACTCTCAGAATCGAATTTTGCAACAACGTGGAATCTTTGTTTGGAGGGATTACACTCCCTACTCTTAAAGTGTTGTGTATTTCCTGTTGCCAGAGTCTAAAGTCCTTGCCACTTGATATTGAACATTTTCCTGAATTAGAGACTTTGTTAGTTGACAACTGTGATGTGTTGGAGTTGTCAAAGGAACATAATCAAAATTTCCACTTGAGGTTGAAGATTGTAAACTTCATTTCATTGCCCCAGTTATTGATCTTGCCTCAATGGCTTCAAGGTTCCACTGATACATTGCAGTACTTGTTAATTTCAAGCTGCAACAATCTTGTGGGGCTTCCTCAATGGCTATCAGCTATGAATTGTCTGAAAACACTGTGTGTCACAAGCTGTCCTAATATGTTGTCTCTCCATGATGACATCCATCACCTACCCACCCTTGAACGATTGGAAATTGATGGTAATCTGGAATCGTGCCAACACTTAACCTTTGATGAACCAGATGAAGAAGTGGAGGAAAAGATAGAAGAATTGGAGTAA
- the LOC114191745 gene encoding leucine-rich repeat receptor-like tyrosine-protein kinase PXC3, whose protein sequence is MEALCLLHILLAWCLSCFELVGAELQEQAILQAINQELRVPGWGDANNSDYCTWQGVNCGNHSMVESLDLSHRNLRGNVTLMSELKALKRLDLSNNNFDGLIPPDFGNLSDLEVLDLSSNKFQGSIPPQLGGLRNLKSLNLSNNVLVGEIPMELQGLEKLQDFQISSNHLSGLIPSWVGNLTNLRLFTAYENRLDGKIPDDLGSISELQILNLHSNQLEGPIPASIFVPGKLEVLVLTQNNFSGELPEEIGNCKALSSVRIGNNHLVGTIPKTIGNLSSLTYFEADNNDLSGEVVAEFSQCSNLTLLNLASNGFTGTIPQDFGQLMNLQELILSGNSLFGDIPISILSCKNLNKLDISNNRFNGTIPNEICNITRLQYLLLDQNFIRGEIPHEIGNCAKLLELQLGSNILTGTIPPEIGRIRNLQIALNLSFNHLHGLLPPELGKLDKLVSLDVSNNRLSGNIPPELKGMLSLIEVNFSNNLLAGLVPTFVPFQKSPSSSFLGNKGLCGEPINPSCGTLYDDHKAYHHRVSYRIILAVIGSGLAVFMSVTIVVLLFMIRERQEKVAKDAGIVDESINDNPTIIAGTVFVDNLKQAVDLDAVVKATLKDSNKLSSGTFSTVYKAIMPSGVVLSVRRLKSVDKTIIHHQNKMIRELERLSKVCHDNLVRPIGYVIYEDVALLLHHYFPNGTLAQLLHESTRKPEYQPDWPSRLSIAIGVAEGLAFLHHVAIIHLDISSGNVLLDANFKPLVGEIEISKLLDPTKGTASISAVAGSFGYIPPEYAYTMQVTAPGNVYSYGVVLLEILTTRLPVDEDFGEGVDLVKWVHSAPVRGETPEQILDARLSTVSFGWRKEMLAALKVALLCTDNTPAKRPKMKNVVEMLREIKQN, encoded by the exons ATGGAAGCTCTGTGCTTGTTACACATTCTGCTAGCTTGGTGTCTGTCATGTTTTGAGCTTGTTGGTGCTGAGCTTCAGGAGCAAGCTATATTACAGGCCATCAACCAAGAGCTTAGAGTCCCTGGATGGGGGGATGCCAACAACTCAGATTACTGCACTTGGCAAGGTGTCAACTGTGGTAACCACTCAATGGTGGAGAGCTTGGATCTGTCTCACCGGAATCTTCGAGGTAATGTAACTTTAATGTCTGAGCTCAAAGCATTGAAGCGGCTTGATCTTTCAAATAATAACTTTGATGGATTGATTCCTCCTGATTTTGGAAATTTATCTGATCTCGAAGTTTTGGATTTGTCTTCAAATAAGTTCCAAGGTTCAATCCCACCTCAGTTGGGTGGTCTCAGAAACCTCAAATCATTGAACCTTTCCAATAATGTGCTTGTGGGAGAAATACCAATGGAACTTCAGGGCTTAGAGAAATTGcaagattttcaaatttctAGTAACCATTTGAGTGGTCTTATACCTTCCTGGGTGGGAAACTTAACTAATCTGAGGCTTTTCACTGCTTATGAGAACCGTTTAGATGGCAAGATTCCAGATGATCTAGGCTCAATTTCTGAGCTTCAAATACTTAACTTGCACTCTAACCAGCTTGAAGGTCCAATACCAGCTAGCATTTTTGTTCCAGGGAAGCTGGAAGTTCTGGTTCTCACCCAGAATAATTTTAGTGGAGAACTTCCTGAGGAAATTGGGAATTGCAAAGCCCTTTCCAGCGTTCGAATTGGAAACAACCATCTAGTAGGTACCATTCCTAAGACCATTGGAAATCTTAGTAGCCTAACCTACTTTGAAGCTGATAATAATGATCTTTCTGGTGAGGTTGTGGCAGAATTTTCTCAGTGTTCTAATCTTACTCTCTTGAATTTGGCTTCAAATGGATTTACTGGAACAATTCCACAAGACTTTGGACAACTTATGAATCTTCAGGAATTAATTCTTTCTGGAAATAGCCTATTTGGCGATATTCCAATATCAATTCTGAGTTGCAAAAATCTTAACAAGCTTGATATTAGCAACAACAGATTCAATGGGACAATACCAAATGAAATCTGCAATATCACCCGGTTGCAGTACTTGCTGTTGGATCAGAATTTTATAAGAGGAGAGATCCCCCATGAAATTGGTAATTGTGCAAAACTTCTTGAATTACAATTGGGCAGCAATATCTTGACTGGAACTATTCCTCCTGAGATTGGGCGCATTAGGAACTTACAGATAGCTTTAAATTTGAGCTTCAATCATCTTCATGGACTTCTGCCCCCTGAATTGGGAAAACTGGACAAACTTGTTTCACTGGATGTTTCAAACAATCGGCTATCAGGTAATATCCCACCTGAACTTAAGGGAATGTTGAGCTTGATAGAGGTGAACTTCTCAAATAATCTGTTAGCAGGCCTGGTACCAACATTTGTACCATTCCAGAAGAGTCCTAGTTCAAGTTTTTTGGGCAACAAAGGGCTTTGTGGAGAGCCTATAAACCCTTCATGTGGAACCCTTTATGATGATCACAAGGCTTACCATCACCGGGTTTCTTACAGAATCATACTAGCTGTAATTGGTTCTGGTTTGGCTGTTTTTATGTCGGTAACTATAGTTGTCTTGCTGTTTATGATCAGAGAGAGGCAAGAAAAAGTAGCCAAAGATGCTGGGATAGTCGATGAGAGCATCAATGACAACCCAACTATAATTGCAGGGACTGTTTTTGTTGATAATCTCAAACAAGCAGTAGACCTTGATGCTGTTGTTAAAGCAACTCTGAAAGACTCTAATAAGCTCAGCAGCGGAACTTTCAGCACAGTTTACAAGGCAATCATGCCTTCTGGGGTGGTCTTATCTGTTAGGAGATTGAAGTCTGTAGACAAGACAATAATCCACCACCAGAACAAGATGATTAGAGAACTTGAAAGACTGAGCAAAGTTTGTCATGATAATCTTGTGCGTCCCATTGGCTATGTCATTTATGAAGATGTTGCTCTTCTCTTGCATCATTATTTTCCAAACGGAACACTGGCTCAGCTTCTTCATGAATCTACCCGGAAACCTGAATATCAACCTGACTGGCCCTCTAGATTGTCCATTGCCATTGGTGTGGCAGAAGGTTTGGCTTTCCTTCATCATGTGGCAATCATCCATCTTGACATTTCTTCTGGCAATGTTCTCTTGGATGCAAATTTCAAACCATTAGTTGGGGAGATAGAGATTTCAAAACTTCTGGATCCAACCAAAGGCACTGCAAGTATCAGTGCAGTTGCTGGTTCCTTTGGTTACATACCTCCAG AATATGCATATACTATGCAAGTGACAGCACCAGGAAATGTTTATAGCTACGGTGTTGTTCTGTTGGAGATCCTCACAACTAGATTACCAGTTGATGAGGATTTTGGTGAAGGTGTAGATTTGGTGAAATGGGTTCACAGTGCTCCAGTGAGAGGGGAAACTCCAGAGCAGATATTGGATGCCAGGCTTAGCACAGTTTCTTTTGGTTGGAGGAAAGAAATGCTTGC